Genomic DNA from Alicyclobacillus fastidiosus:
ACAGACCTCGACGTCGCAGGTGAAAACATGGAGCCGCTGTTCGAGTCGATCATCGAGCACATCCCGGAACCAGACGTCGATCCCAGTGGTCCCCTCCAATGGCAGGTGACGATGCTCGACTACAACGACTACTTGGGACGCATCGGCATCGGCCGCATCGCTCGCGGTGTACTTCGCCAGGGCGAGAACGTCGCCGTCATCCAGCGCGATGGAACCGTCGTGCAAAAGCGTGTCGTGAAGCTGTTTGCGCACCAAGGTCTGCGCCGGATCGAAGTCGAGAGCGCCTCAGCCGGCGACATCGTCGCGGTGGCTGGCATCCCGGACATCATGGTCGGCGAGACGGTCAGCGACGTGAACGTGCCTGAGGCATTGCCGCTTTTGCGCATCGACGAACCGACCTTGGAAATGACGTTCCGCGTCAACGACAGCCCGTTTGCAGGACAAGACGGCACGCACGTCACCTCGCGCAAACTGCGCGAACGGCTCTTCCAGGAGCTCGAGTCAGACGTGAGCCTGCGCGTTCAGGAGACGGAGGACGCCGATGTGTTCCTGGTCGCCAGCCGCGGTGAACTTCACCTGTCCATCCTCATCGAGACGATGCGCCGCGAGGGATACGAACTCGCCGTTTCAAAGCCGCACGTCATCCTGAAGGAAGAAAACGGGCGCAAACTCGAGCCGATTGAGGAATTTGTGGCCGACGTCCCGTCCGATGCGGTGGGCTCCATCATTGAGGCTCTCGGCTACCGCAAGGGCGAGATGGTCAACCTGCAGCCGAGCGAGCAAGGCGACATGACGAGGCTCGTCTTCCACGTACCAACACGCGGTCTCATCGGCTTCCGGACAGAGTTCCTCACGATGACCAAGGGATACGGGACGATGCACCACCGCTTCCACCAGTATGGGGAATGGCGCGGTGCGGTTACGACTCGCCGCCAAGGCGTTCTCGTCTCGATGGATGCGGGCGACGCGACCGCGTATAGCCTCGGCAACCTGGAGGATCGGGGAACGATGTTCGTCACCCCAGGCACCCCAGTGTACGAAGGGATGATCGTCGGGGAGCACACGCGCGAAAACGACCTGACTGTCAACGTCACGAAGGCGAAGCACCAATCGAACGTGCGCTCCGCTACGAAGGACGAAACGGTTCGGCTCAAGGCCGCGCGCACGCTGTCGCTCGAGGAATCGATGACTTATATCGAGGACGACGAGTTGTGCGAGATCACCCCGCACGCCATTCGCCTGCGCAAGCGCATCTTGAACAAAAACGAACGCGAAAAGGCGCAGAAGAAAAAGCGCCAAGACTGAGTGAATCGATTCGTCTCCCTCAGTGAACGCAAAAAAAGCACGTAGCCACTGGCCACGTGCTTTTTTTGCGCCCTGTATCAGTGCTCCGCGACTAGGCACGCAGAAGCTATCAGTCGGTTGCTTCGGCCACTCACTCGCATAGCAGCCATTTCGAACATTTCATGACTCTTTTCTCTGCTCACACCGTTCCGTCTACAACTCTACTTGGTATACTGGATAGTTCCCAAGCTCCACGACCTCTATCCCAGACGCAGCCAGTTGGTGCGTGACAGGCGCCAGACGAGCGTTCAGCTCCGCTCCAGCTGCACTTGCGGCAAACGACACATCCAAATAAAACACATAATTCCCCAAGCGATCCCCCACCGGGCGCGACTCAACCCGTCCGAGGTTTAATCCGGCCTGCGCAAACGGCAAAAGCGCCCCCACAAGCCCACCAGGACTGTGTGCAACCCCATGCAGGCACAAGGACACCATGCGCTCGTCGAGACGCCACCCAAGAGGCGTGCCAACGCGTTCTACCTGTGACGCTCGGGTGCCGACCAGTGCAAAGCGCGTCTCGTTGCCAGCTTGATCTTCGATTGGCGACGACGAGCATTCCAGTCCATAGCGCGCGGCCGCGTTTCGGCCTGCAATGGCGACGGCTGCGTCCGCCTGCGAACCAGCTCCGTCTCCCTCTGCGATCTGTCGTACCGCCTCCGCCGTACTCGTCAATGCCACAGGCACTGCTTCTGGAAACAAGGAGGCGATATGTTCTTGACACTGCGCAAGCGCCTGCGGGTGCGAATAGACGCGTCGCACATCCTCGTAAGAGATACCTTGGCGATGAATGGCGTAGTGATGAATTGGCACGGTAAAGGCGGCGAGAATGGAAATGGAGCCACCTTGAGAAGCGTCTCCTGTACCACAGGCGGACTTCATCAACGTGTCCCACGTCTGCGCCACAGAACCCTGAATGCTGTTTTCAATCGGGACGCAACACAGCGCCTTCTCAGCTTGGACCGAACAGGTCCGCTCGATGACCATGGGGATGGTCGTACACGGAATCAACTCGGCATCCCTCAGCATTCCGTCGCGAAGTTGGACGGCCGCGTCGTGACTGTGTGTTCCTTCTGGTCCAAGGTAGTACAAATTCACAAGTCATTCCTCCGGTGAGTGATCGCAGTCGTCGACTGGCAATCGCACGTTTGCCTCGATTATACAAGATTCGACGCAGACACAGGGATGACCACAGAAAAAACGCCCGCCGCAGACCCGGGAGCGACCAGCGCACCGGGAATCTGCCGACGGACGTGCAGCAAATCCTTGTTTGTCATGACTGATGCCACCGCTTTGCATCTCGCGGTTTAAAACAGATGCGTCACATCGCGGTAGGTGATCACCACCGCAAACAGCATCAACAGTGCAAACCCGACGAAGTGGACAAACCCCTCTTTTTGCGGGTCAACCTTGCGGCCTCTCACCAGTTCGATGATCATAAACAACAGGCGACCTCCATCTAACGCCGGAATCGGAATGAGGTTAAACATGCCGAGGTTTAGACTCAACACGCCTGCGATCATGACGACGTTCCAAAAGCCGAGCCGCGCCTGCTGGCTAATGACATCAGCGATGCCCACAGGTCCCGACAGGGAGGAAAACTGATGGTGCCACACCAGTTGACCGTACGCCTGCACCGTCAGCCCCGTATCCCGAACCATTTCAGAAAACCCGGCCGGCACCGTTCGAAGTGGATTATAGGACATCGTCGATTCAATGCCGATCAAGGCTTCCCCATTTTTCTCAATCGCAGGCGTCACCGTCACAGGTCGCGTTTGACCGTCACGCGACACCATCAAATGCAACGGTTTCGGCTTCGCCGCCCCAGATACCAAATCGGCTTGAATACTCGACCGCAAATCGTCCCAACTGTGGATGGCACGGTTGTCAATCTGGATGATCTTGTCCCCCACCTGTAACCCAGCGGCATGAGCTGGTGTGTGGGGTTCGACTTGACCGATCGTCGTCGTCGGGATGCCCGTGTGCATGTTGACGATGGCAAACAGAACTCCAGCCAACAAAAAGTTCATCACAGGACCAGCAAGAATGACAGCTGCCCGCTTCCACAGGGGCTTTCCGAGCATCTGTTCGTGTTTTTCAACGACGGGAATCGAGGAGCGCGCGTTCAACATCACGCGAGCGTAAGGCTTCACCGGAAACGTGCGTATCCCTTCCGCCGTGTCGATGGCCATCTCCATCGCGTCCGTCAGGTCGACGCGACGCACCGTTCCGACGTAACCGTGCTTGAGATCCTTTGGATCCCCGAGCCGTATGATGCGCAACTCGTCATCCAGTTCGTAGGCGACCTCTTGCCCCACCGGAAACCACGTCTCCTGCGGCGCCTCGCCGGCCATCTGAACGAATCCCCCCAAGGGCAACAAGCGGATCGAATACTCGGTCCCGCCTCGATTCCACTTGACGAGTTTCGGACCAAACCCAATGCTGAAGATGGGAACGGCG
This window encodes:
- the rseP gene encoding RIP metalloprotease RseP, with protein sequence MPIISHLEFYVRAAIAIVCVFLVCVTLHEFGHFYVAKKSGVAVPIFSIGFGPKLVKWNRGGTEYSIRLLPLGGFVQMAGEAPQETWFPVGQEVAYELDDELRIIRLGDPKDLKHGYVGTVRRVDLTDAMEMAIDTAEGIRTFPVKPYARVMLNARSSIPVVEKHEQMLGKPLWKRAAVILAGPVMNFLLAGVLFAIVNMHTGIPTTTIGQVEPHTPAHAAGLQVGDKIIQIDNRAIHSWDDLRSSIQADLVSGAAKPKPLHLMVSRDGQTRPVTVTPAIEKNGEALIGIESTMSYNPLRTVPAGFSEMVRDTGLTVQAYGQLVWHHQFSSLSGPVGIADVISQQARLGFWNVVMIAGVLSLNLGMFNLIPIPALDGGRLLFMIIELVRGRKVDPQKEGFVHFVGFALLMLFAVVITYRDVTHLF
- the typA gene encoding translational GTPase TypA → MHTEITRMRNVAIVAHVDHGKTSLVDQLLRQSGLFRDNEQVNERAMDSNDLERERGITILAKTTSIPYKDYRINLVDTPGHADFSGEVERIVKMVDGVLLVVDAFEGVMPQTRFVLEKALGAGLVPVVVVNKMDRPNARPLEVVDEVVDLLIDLGANEEQLEFPVVYTSALQGTATTDLDVAGENMEPLFESIIEHIPEPDVDPSGPLQWQVTMLDYNDYLGRIGIGRIARGVLRQGENVAVIQRDGTVVQKRVVKLFAHQGLRRIEVESASAGDIVAVAGIPDIMVGETVSDVNVPEALPLLRIDEPTLEMTFRVNDSPFAGQDGTHVTSRKLRERLFQELESDVSLRVQETEDADVFLVASRGELHLSILIETMRREGYELAVSKPHVILKEENGRKLEPIEEFVADVPSDAVGSIIEALGYRKGEMVNLQPSEQGDMTRLVFHVPTRGLIGFRTEFLTMTKGYGTMHHRFHQYGEWRGAVTTRRQGVLVSMDAGDATAYSLGNLEDRGTMFVTPGTPVYEGMIVGEHTRENDLTVNVTKAKHQSNVRSATKDETVRLKAARTLSLEESMTYIEDDELCEITPHAIRLRKRILNKNEREKAQKKKRQD
- a CDS encoding prephenate dehydratase domain-containing protein, with protein sequence MNLYYLGPEGTHSHDAAVQLRDGMLRDAELIPCTTIPMVIERTCSVQAEKALCCVPIENSIQGSVAQTWDTLMKSACGTGDASQGGSISILAAFTVPIHHYAIHRQGISYEDVRRVYSHPQALAQCQEHIASLFPEAVPVALTSTAEAVRQIAEGDGAGSQADAAVAIAGRNAAARYGLECSSSPIEDQAGNETRFALVGTRASQVERVGTPLGWRLDERMVSLCLHGVAHSPGGLVGALLPFAQAGLNLGRVESRPVGDRLGNYVFYLDVSFAASAAGAELNARLAPVTHQLAASGIEVVELGNYPVYQVEL